Proteins encoded together in one Synechococcus sp. BL107 window:
- a CDS encoding ABC transporter permease encodes MNYVRRVIQGLRRQWIIIDAVATYDRDRQASGSSLGSWEALINPLQMMLFFIVIRVGFGFLRGSSKYGAGGPTDIYFNIVVFMMLGFSIAFLFRNVALKSLSGLKLRAPLYYSRIKPLDILLALSLNDMRALATLSVGILGIVYYFTWSFQLDSPGLAICVYLLTVLMAVGFGLCVVFLGKLNKWIVRIIRRIIQRVIIFTSGIFFATFEIPATMRPYITWNPILHGVELLRYSVNNEYPIPDISLSYLILCSILTFSFSLILYRTNESLLLESNDD; translated from the coding sequence ATGAATTACGTTAGGCGAGTTATTCAAGGTTTACGTCGTCAGTGGATCATCATTGATGCCGTCGCTACTTACGATCGAGATAGGCAAGCTTCTGGGAGTTCGTTGGGGTCTTGGGAAGCGTTAATAAATCCATTGCAGATGATGCTATTTTTTATTGTTATACGTGTTGGTTTTGGTTTTTTGAGAGGGTCTAGTAAATATGGAGCTGGTGGACCGACTGATATTTATTTTAATATCGTTGTTTTTATGATGCTGGGATTTTCCATAGCATTTTTATTCAGAAATGTTGCTCTTAAGTCTTTGTCTGGATTAAAGCTTAGAGCCCCTCTTTATTACTCAAGAATTAAGCCCCTGGATATTTTGCTAGCGCTTTCTTTGAACGATATGCGCGCTCTCGCGACATTGTCGGTAGGAATCCTTGGTATTGTTTACTATTTTACATGGAGTTTTCAGCTTGATAGTCCTGGCTTAGCGATTTGTGTTTACCTTCTCACTGTTTTGATGGCAGTGGGTTTTGGCTTGTGTGTTGTTTTCCTTGGGAAGCTGAATAAATGGATCGTTAGAATCATTAGAAGGATAATTCAAAGGGTCATCATTTTTACGTCGGGAATTTTCTTTGCCACATTTGAAATACCAGCGACTATGCGACCTTATATTACTTGGAATCCAATTCTTCATGGAGTTGAATTGCTTCGCTATTCGGTTAATAATGAATACCCAATCCCCGACATCTCATTGTCATATCTCATACTATGTTCTATACTAACCTTTAGCTTTTCATTAATTCTTTATAGGACTAATGAATCTCTGCTTTTGGAATCGAATGATGACTAG
- a CDS encoding bile acid:sodium symporter family protein codes for MNSERFTLLFPLWTLMGALLALLYPPLFTWFRGDLITLGLGVIMLGMGLGLTPQDFGRVGQRPRPVVIGVVAQFIVMPSVAALLAFALHLSPPLAVGLILVGCCPGGTASNVVALIGRADVALSVVMTTVSTLVAVVLTPQLTALLASQYVPIDGGLLLIKVLQVVLFPLTLGVLLKQGMPRLASRVEPVMAPLAVLAIVMIVASIVGSQATVLQQQGPRLFLACVLLHGAGFLLGWLVPRLVGEGVLVQRTISIEVGMQNSGLAVVLARSGGFSSPITALPGAISAVIHCLIGSALAALWRRQSRQQRRV; via the coding sequence ATGAATTCCGAGCGTTTCACCCTTCTGTTTCCTCTTTGGACACTGATGGGTGCGTTGTTAGCCCTTCTCTACCCCCCACTGTTTACGTGGTTTCGAGGCGACCTGATCACCTTGGGTCTTGGGGTGATCATGTTGGGGATGGGGCTTGGGCTCACGCCTCAAGACTTTGGAAGGGTTGGGCAGCGTCCCCGTCCCGTTGTGATCGGTGTGGTGGCGCAGTTCATCGTGATGCCATCGGTTGCGGCCCTGTTGGCCTTTGCTTTGCACCTCTCGCCGCCCTTGGCGGTGGGCTTGATTTTGGTGGGCTGTTGTCCGGGTGGAACGGCCAGCAATGTTGTGGCGTTGATTGGTCGTGCCGATGTGGCTTTATCCGTGGTGATGACCACGGTGAGCACGCTGGTGGCGGTTGTTCTCACACCCCAACTCACGGCGTTATTGGCCAGTCAGTACGTGCCCATTGATGGTGGGTTGTTGCTGATCAAAGTTCTCCAAGTGGTGCTGTTCCCTTTGACATTGGGTGTTTTGCTCAAGCAGGGGATGCCGCGATTGGCCAGTCGGGTGGAGCCGGTGATGGCTCCGTTGGCCGTCCTGGCCATCGTGATGATCGTGGCGAGCATTGTTGGGAGCCAAGCCACGGTGCTGCAACAACAGGGGCCAAGGTTGTTCCTGGCTTGTGTCCTGTTGCATGGTGCTGGCTTTCTGCTGGGTTGGTTGGTGCCCCGTTTGGTGGGTGAAGGAGTTCTTGTTCAACGCACCATCAGCATTGAAGTGGGCATGCAGAATTCCGGCTTGGCAGTGGTCCTAGCCCGCAGCGGAGGATTTTCCAGTCCGATCACTGCGCTGCCTGGGGCTATTTCTGCGGTGATTCATTGTCTGATCGGCAGCGCTTTGGCGGCCCTCTGGCGGCGGCAAAGCCGTCAACAACGCAGGGTCTAA
- a CDS encoding DUF1997 domain-containing protein produces MKVYRSHRLDLDFSGGTAAQLQDYLSEPSRPLKALLNRKKVQKAEGGRFHYVSRPYSLLMFRIQPEVIFRARWIDTSLQIEFEDCTVRGLGKLDSLVLFCCSAKIFPRESSLVAEANLSLELKSESAAVWIPRSVLQSMGEKALQLIIERLEKRCQTGLLKGARGWILKYG; encoded by the coding sequence TTGAAGGTTTACCGCTCACATCGGCTTGATCTTGATTTTTCTGGAGGAACTGCGGCTCAACTCCAGGACTATCTCTCAGAACCATCTCGACCCCTCAAAGCACTGCTCAACCGCAAGAAAGTGCAAAAGGCAGAGGGAGGGCGTTTTCATTACGTCTCTAGGCCCTATTCGTTATTAATGTTCCGCATTCAGCCGGAAGTGATTTTTCGTGCACGTTGGATTGATACCAGTTTGCAAATTGAATTTGAAGATTGCACAGTACGGGGTCTTGGTAAACTCGACTCGTTAGTATTATTTTGTTGTAGCGCCAAGATTTTTCCTAGGGAAAGCAGTTTAGTGGCCGAAGCCAATTTAAGCCTGGAATTGAAATCAGAATCTGCAGCAGTTTGGATACCAAGAAGCGTTCTTCAATCGATGGGAGAGAAGGCGTTGCAACTGATCATTGAACGTCTTGAAAAACGCTGTCAAACTGGTTTATTGAAGGGAGCAAGGGGATGGATTCTTAAATATGGTTGA
- a CDS encoding sugar ABC transporter produces MTDRSCLSLKKSAGSSLASVKNSILMGLSRFDNSSSAWQIRLSTLRKPRVFISLFLASSAFYCFVIGRDRYTSVSEFVIQQALPPQAGSASVLAGSVAAPQVLSGLVDGQYLQVYLASPEVKNRLYPDPTVLEKKYEPSFPDIFSGLPSGSSLPSQLSFYRNQLQVSPQPLSGSVILTTVGFKPEQALTLNKSLIGQARRFVNEVNQAINADQNLFAQKEVELAEKQIKKATQELEVFQEKFGQLSVISEQEAVGSFIASLEGRLVELKVEEASLRRQYQDPNAPEVSYVADQARELEKQISKERRKAVDDGSRDLNSLAIQESGLNADVLFASEALKAARIAADNSRRESQRQQKFVVMLSEPQISVAPDQNWRWQAFLGSVGIIVVVWGIGGFILAAMKKA; encoded by the coding sequence ATGACTGACCGCTCTTGTCTTTCACTAAAAAAATCTGCGGGGTCATCACTGGCTTCAGTCAAAAATTCCATCCTGATGGGGCTTTCTAGATTCGATAACTCATCGTCTGCTTGGCAGATTAGGTTGTCAACATTGCGAAAACCCCGAGTTTTCATTTCATTGTTTTTAGCCTCATCGGCTTTTTATTGTTTTGTTATTGGTCGAGATCGTTATACGTCTGTTTCTGAGTTTGTTATTCAACAGGCTCTCCCTCCTCAAGCAGGATCTGCATCGGTTTTAGCAGGTAGCGTGGCAGCTCCTCAGGTCCTATCAGGTTTAGTTGATGGTCAATATTTACAAGTTTACTTAGCTTCTCCAGAGGTTAAGAATCGACTATATCCTGATCCAACAGTCTTGGAAAAAAAGTATGAGCCCTCATTTCCAGATATTTTTTCAGGTCTACCCAGTGGAAGTTCTTTACCCAGTCAGCTCAGCTTTTATCGAAATCAGCTCCAAGTCTCTCCGCAGCCATTAAGTGGTTCGGTGATTCTTACGACAGTAGGTTTCAAGCCTGAACAAGCACTGACCCTGAATAAATCTCTAATCGGTCAAGCTCGTCGTTTTGTGAATGAGGTCAATCAAGCAATCAATGCTGATCAAAACCTTTTTGCTCAAAAAGAAGTGGAACTTGCTGAAAAGCAAATCAAGAAAGCTACTCAGGAATTAGAAGTTTTTCAGGAAAAATTTGGGCAACTTAGCGTTATATCTGAGCAAGAAGCTGTTGGTTCATTCATTGCAAGTTTAGAAGGCAGACTTGTTGAACTTAAGGTGGAGGAGGCGAGTTTACGTCGGCAATACCAAGATCCTAATGCCCCTGAAGTTTCGTACGTTGCAGACCAAGCGCGTGAGCTTGAGAAACAAATCAGCAAGGAAAGACGAAAGGCGGTTGATGATGGTAGCCGTGATTTAAACAGTCTCGCTATCCAGGAATCAGGTCTTAACGCTGATGTGTTGTTCGCTTCAGAAGCTTTGAAGGCTGCTCGCATAGCAGCAGACAATAGCCGTCGTGAAAGTCAACGCCAACAGAAATTTGTGGTGATGCTGAGTGAACCACAAATTTCCGTAGCTCCTGATCAAAATTGGCGTTGGCAAGCTTTTCTTGGTTCCGTCGGAATTATCGTTGTTGTCTGGGGCATTGGTGGCTTCATCCTCGCAGCTATGAAAAAAGCCTGA
- a CDS encoding 8-amino-7-oxononanoate synthase yields MTNEPIRSVEPNRRRSLRNWQPGDQPWELKGSARGRPGLRDLASNDYLGLARHPAVIKAAAIALDADGVGAGGSRLVTGTRPRHTRLEAELGEWLGRDQVLLFPSGFQANLAAVAALAERHTTVLADRLIHYSLLVGVRASGARLQRFAHNDLEDLERRLQQLDRNNSAPVVISESLFSMEGTSPDLKAMAALCARHGAQLLVDEAHGLGVVGPGGRGLCWGVDDPVHLISGTFGKAFGSGGAFLAGDAAMGERLLQTSGAFRYTTALAPPLVAGAQAALDLIKANPHWGQALIQRSEAWRTALALAGWQRPRGIGPVLPLLLNSDQGALDYQQQLEQHGLLSIAIRPPTVPEGTSRLRLVLRKDLPDDTLELLLGALAAG; encoded by the coding sequence ATGACCAACGAGCCAATCCGCTCCGTTGAACCAAACCGACGCCGGTCGTTACGCAACTGGCAGCCGGGGGATCAGCCATGGGAACTCAAGGGCAGCGCAAGAGGTCGGCCAGGGCTCAGGGATCTGGCCAGTAATGACTATCTCGGCCTAGCGCGACATCCAGCGGTGATTAAAGCCGCGGCCATCGCCCTTGATGCCGATGGTGTTGGAGCAGGCGGATCGCGCTTGGTCACAGGCACACGACCAAGGCACACCCGCCTCGAGGCGGAACTCGGCGAATGGCTCGGACGAGACCAAGTGTTGCTGTTCCCCAGTGGCTTTCAAGCGAACCTCGCGGCAGTCGCCGCCCTCGCAGAACGCCACACCACTGTGTTGGCTGATCGGCTGATTCACTATTCCTTGCTTGTGGGCGTCCGTGCGAGCGGTGCACGGCTACAGCGCTTTGCCCACAACGATCTGGAGGATCTTGAGCGTCGGCTGCAACAGCTGGATCGAAACAACTCGGCACCAGTGGTGATCAGCGAAAGCTTGTTCAGCATGGAAGGAACCAGTCCAGATTTGAAGGCCATGGCAGCGCTATGCGCGCGACATGGGGCTCAACTGTTGGTGGATGAAGCCCATGGCTTGGGGGTAGTAGGGCCAGGCGGGCGTGGGCTCTGTTGGGGAGTCGATGATCCGGTTCATCTGATCAGCGGAACATTCGGAAAAGCATTCGGTAGCGGCGGTGCGTTTCTCGCGGGGGATGCGGCCATGGGAGAACGGCTCCTGCAAACCAGCGGCGCCTTTCGCTACACCACAGCCTTGGCTCCGCCGTTAGTCGCTGGGGCCCAGGCAGCCCTCGATCTCATCAAAGCAAACCCGCACTGGGGACAAGCATTGATTCAACGGTCCGAGGCCTGGCGAACCGCCCTCGCATTGGCTGGATGGCAGCGTCCGCGTGGAATCGGACCCGTCTTGCCCCTGCTGCTGAACAGTGATCAGGGGGCCCTCGATTACCAGCAACAACTCGAACAGCACGGACTCCTCAGCATCGCGATTCGACCACCAACCGTTCCAGAAGGAACCTCCCGACTACGCCTGGTGCTTCGTAAAGACCTACCGGATGACACGTTGGAGCTGCTGCTCGGTGCCCTCGCTGCCGGATGA
- a CDS encoding RNA helicase has protein sequence MTQAQPEPSTQASDAAASGSGLDPSQCFAFPLDDFQLEAVDALNQGHSVVVSAPTGSGKTLVGEYAIYRALAHGQKVFYTTPLKALSNQKLRDFREQFGDENVGLLTGDLSVNREASIVVMTTEIFRNMLYAEADEHDDPLADVEAVVLDECHYMNDSQRGTVWEESIIHCPPPVQLVALSATVANAGQLTDWIEKVHGPTTLIVSDHRPVPLQFSFCSAKGLHPLLNEAGTGLHPNCKVWRAPKGQKRKGRSNKPPQPEAPPISFVVAQMAQRDMLPAIYFIFSRRNCDKSVRDLGAQCLVTQDEQARIHARLSAYSVANPEAVRDGIHADALLRGIAAHHAGVLPAWKELIEELFQQGLVKVVFATETLAAGINMPARSTVIASLSKRTERGHRPLMGSEFLQMAGRAGRRGLDSQGYVVTVQSRFEGVREAGQLATSPADPLVSQFTPSYGMVLNLLQRHSLEKARELVQRSFGRYLAGLDLVDDEEMLSQLRLQLSQLDGVAGDVPWEDFEDYEKERGRLREERRLLRILQQQAEETLANELTQALQFASNGALVSLKSPQLRGRVTPAVIVEKVNGPGQFPRLLCLTDDNVWILLPCQGVVSLHAELSCLQVDGVVPPVLQRSGEIRHGDQISGQLALAVAHMARRHDMTTPQYDLAGEVLTQARLVQQLESELEQHPAHRWGDRKQLKKHRRRMEELEHEIAERQRLLHHRSNRHWDMFLALKDILQQFGCLDDLDPTEVGRTVAALRGDNELWLGLALMSGHLDELDPPNLAAVFEAISTEVNRPDLWSGFPPSGPAEEALQDLSGLRRELLRAQERASVVVPAWWEPELMGLVEAWAKGTSWSDLIANTSLDEGDVVRIMRRTVDLLAQVPYCEAISEQLRSHAKQALKAINRFPVAELEDPRAGVAGGLNPATERAA, from the coding sequence ATGACTCAAGCTCAGCCGGAACCTTCCACTCAGGCGTCCGATGCTGCAGCTTCAGGGTCAGGGCTTGACCCCAGCCAATGCTTCGCATTCCCGCTAGATGACTTTCAGTTAGAAGCCGTTGATGCGCTCAATCAAGGGCACTCAGTTGTGGTGAGTGCTCCCACCGGATCGGGCAAAACCTTGGTGGGTGAATATGCCATTTATCGGGCGCTCGCCCATGGTCAGAAAGTTTTTTATACGACTCCCCTTAAGGCACTCTCCAATCAGAAACTGCGTGACTTTCGGGAACAGTTTGGCGATGAGAACGTTGGTCTGTTGACCGGTGACTTGAGTGTGAATCGGGAGGCATCAATCGTGGTGATGACCACGGAAATCTTTCGGAACATGCTCTATGCCGAGGCCGATGAGCATGACGATCCACTCGCTGATGTGGAAGCGGTGGTGCTTGATGAATGCCACTACATGAATGACTCCCAGCGCGGAACCGTTTGGGAGGAATCAATCATTCATTGCCCGCCTCCCGTTCAACTCGTTGCCTTGTCGGCCACTGTGGCCAATGCGGGCCAACTCACCGATTGGATTGAAAAGGTGCATGGGCCCACAACGCTGATCGTCAGCGACCACCGCCCCGTGCCATTGCAATTCAGCTTTTGTAGCGCCAAAGGATTGCATCCTCTGTTAAATGAGGCCGGCACTGGATTGCACCCCAACTGCAAAGTGTGGCGGGCTCCAAAGGGTCAAAAGCGCAAGGGGCGCTCCAACAAACCACCTCAGCCAGAAGCTCCCCCCATCAGTTTCGTTGTGGCCCAGATGGCACAACGTGACATGTTGCCTGCGATCTATTTCATTTTTAGCCGCCGAAATTGCGACAAATCGGTTCGTGATTTGGGTGCTCAATGCCTTGTCACCCAAGACGAACAGGCACGGATCCATGCTCGGCTTTCGGCCTACAGCGTGGCGAACCCAGAGGCGGTGCGTGATGGCATCCATGCCGATGCCCTTTTGCGAGGGATTGCGGCACACCATGCGGGGGTCCTGCCCGCTTGGAAAGAGCTTATTGAGGAACTGTTTCAGCAGGGGTTAGTGAAGGTGGTGTTTGCCACGGAAACCCTTGCTGCAGGGATCAACATGCCGGCTCGGAGCACCGTGATCGCGTCGTTGTCGAAGCGAACGGAACGGGGGCACCGTCCCTTGATGGGGAGCGAGTTTCTGCAGATGGCCGGTCGCGCCGGTCGGCGCGGCTTGGATTCCCAGGGCTATGTCGTCACGGTTCAAAGCCGGTTTGAGGGGGTTCGGGAAGCGGGGCAGCTGGCCACGAGTCCGGCCGATCCGTTGGTGAGTCAGTTCACCCCCAGTTACGGAATGGTTCTCAACCTCCTGCAGCGCCACAGCCTTGAGAAAGCCAGGGAGTTGGTGCAACGCAGCTTTGGTCGCTATCTCGCAGGTTTAGACCTGGTGGATGACGAGGAGATGCTTTCGCAGCTGCGGCTTCAGCTCAGCCAGCTTGATGGGGTTGCCGGGGATGTTCCCTGGGAAGATTTTGAGGACTATGAAAAAGAGCGTGGACGGCTGCGGGAAGAGCGCCGTTTGCTGAGGATTCTTCAGCAACAAGCTGAAGAAACTCTCGCCAACGAGCTCACTCAGGCCCTTCAATTCGCCAGCAACGGAGCCTTGGTGAGTTTGAAGTCACCCCAGCTTCGCGGACGGGTCACCCCAGCGGTGATTGTTGAAAAGGTGAATGGGCCAGGCCAATTCCCCCGATTGCTCTGTCTTACGGACGACAACGTTTGGATTTTGTTGCCCTGCCAGGGCGTCGTCAGTCTTCACGCCGAACTGAGCTGCCTTCAGGTTGATGGGGTAGTTCCTCCGGTCTTGCAGCGGTCGGGCGAGATCCGCCATGGGGATCAAATCAGCGGTCAGCTCGCTTTGGCTGTGGCCCATATGGCCAGACGCCACGACATGACCACCCCGCAATACGACCTGGCGGGCGAGGTTCTCACCCAAGCCCGTTTGGTGCAGCAGTTGGAGTCGGAACTCGAGCAGCATCCCGCTCACCGTTGGGGTGATCGCAAGCAACTCAAAAAACACCGTCGTCGCATGGAGGAGTTGGAGCATGAAATCGCTGAGCGGCAGCGGTTGCTGCATCACCGTTCCAATCGTCACTGGGACATGTTTTTGGCGTTGAAGGACATCCTTCAACAATTCGGCTGTCTGGATGATCTCGATCCCACAGAAGTTGGACGCACCGTGGCGGCTTTGCGTGGGGACAACGAGCTATGGCTTGGCCTTGCTCTGATGAGTGGACATTTGGATGAGCTTGATCCGCCCAATCTGGCTGCCGTATTCGAGGCGATCAGCACCGAGGTGAATCGACCGGATCTTTGGAGTGGCTTCCCCCCCTCTGGTCCTGCGGAAGAAGCGTTGCAGGACTTATCCGGGTTGCGTCGGGAGTTGCTCCGCGCCCAAGAGCGGGCCAGTGTTGTGGTGCCGGCCTGGTGGGAGCCTGAGTTGATGGGTCTTGTGGAGGCTTGGGCAAAGGGAACATCCTGGAGCGATTTGATCGCCAACACCTCCTTGGATGAAGGGGATGTGGTCCGCATTATGCGGAGAACGGTCGACCTTCTCGCCCAGGTCCCCTACTGCGAAGCGATTAGTGAGCAGTTGCGAAGCCATGCCAAGCAAGCACTGAAGGCAATCAACCGTTTCCCAGTAGCTGAACTCGAGGATCCCCGCGCGGGGGTGGCTGGCGGACTGAATCCTGCGACGGAGCGGGCGGCCTGA
- the fumC gene encoding class II fumarate hydratase, which produces MTRSFRTEHDSLGPVDVSNEALWGAQTERSLRNFAISNEHIPVELIHALALIKRGCAAVNARHGVLSQELADMIISAANAIATGQHDDQFPLKVWQTGSGTQTNMNVNEVISNLISRREGTPLGSHQPVHPNDHVNRSQSTNDVFPAAIHVAATQQLTHSLLPALQALIEALDIKAEAWFPIVKIGRTHLQDAVPLRLGDEVSAWRDQLKLCRSWIENSLSPLAALPLGGTAVGTGLNAPQGFSTEVAKELCKDTGLTFHPAENLFAVMAGHDALVHAMGQLRGLAVALLRIANDIRLLGCGPRAGLGELQLPANEPGSSIMPGKINPTQCEAMAMVCTQVIGLDAAVAAAGAGGHLQMNVFKPLIGFNLLQSIRLLSDAINSFHQNLVIGLQPNRQQIQTFVERSLMLVTALTPRIGYEKASAIAQHAHEQGLTLKEAALKLGHISASDFDRLVDPTRMATPHQ; this is translated from the coding sequence ATGACCCGATCGTTCCGCACAGAGCACGACAGTCTTGGTCCTGTCGACGTCAGTAACGAAGCACTTTGGGGTGCTCAGACAGAACGATCTCTTCGCAATTTTGCGATCAGCAATGAGCACATTCCCGTTGAACTGATCCATGCTTTGGCATTGATTAAACGAGGATGTGCAGCCGTCAATGCGCGGCATGGCGTGCTCAGTCAAGAGCTCGCCGACATGATCATTTCCGCTGCCAATGCCATTGCAACAGGACAGCATGACGATCAATTCCCCCTCAAGGTTTGGCAAACGGGGAGTGGTACCCAAACGAACATGAATGTTAATGAGGTAATCAGCAACCTGATCTCCCGTCGCGAAGGGACACCTCTGGGTAGCCATCAGCCGGTTCATCCCAACGATCATGTGAATCGCTCACAATCCACCAACGATGTCTTTCCTGCCGCGATTCACGTAGCAGCGACGCAGCAGCTCACCCATTCCCTTCTCCCTGCTCTTCAAGCTCTGATTGAAGCCCTGGATATCAAGGCCGAGGCTTGGTTTCCGATTGTCAAAATTGGCCGAACTCACCTTCAAGATGCGGTTCCCCTTCGCCTTGGAGATGAAGTCTCGGCCTGGCGTGATCAGCTCAAGCTTTGTCGGTCGTGGATTGAGAACAGCCTTAGCCCCTTAGCTGCGTTGCCCTTAGGTGGAACAGCAGTGGGCACAGGATTGAATGCTCCCCAGGGCTTCAGCACGGAGGTGGCGAAGGAGCTGTGTAAGGACACCGGTTTGACGTTCCACCCCGCTGAAAATTTGTTCGCCGTCATGGCGGGTCACGATGCCCTGGTGCATGCCATGGGGCAACTGCGTGGATTGGCGGTGGCGCTGCTACGCATCGCCAACGACATTCGACTGCTGGGCTGCGGACCACGGGCAGGACTTGGTGAATTGCAACTCCCTGCCAACGAACCAGGAAGTTCGATCATGCCGGGGAAAATCAACCCAACCCAATGCGAAGCCATGGCCATGGTGTGCACCCAAGTCATTGGTCTGGATGCGGCGGTTGCTGCCGCTGGAGCTGGGGGGCATCTGCAGATGAATGTGTTCAAGCCGCTGATCGGATTCAATCTCCTCCAATCCATTCGCCTGCTCAGCGATGCGATCAACAGCTTCCACCAAAATTTGGTGATCGGTCTTCAGCCCAACCGCCAGCAAATCCAAACGTTTGTGGAGCGATCACTGATGCTTGTGACGGCTTTAACGCCTCGTATTGGGTACGAAAAAGCCAGCGCAATCGCCCAACATGCCCATGAGCAAGGGCTGACGTTGAAAGAAGCAGCCCTGAAGCTGGGGCACATCAGCGCCTCTGACTTCGATCGATTGGTGGACCCCACCAGGATGGCAACCCCTCACCAGTAA